One Mya arenaria isolate MELC-2E11 chromosome 5, ASM2691426v1 genomic window carries:
- the LOC128233586 gene encoding uncharacterized protein LOC128233586, protein MRILRCVAVIFLWNLILHTACNEVNYKLISDRKQWADADKDCRSRDGTLVVLDTHDRVMAIQAAGVLETGRPVWTTAYRQHSPWVWVEGCFSAPFLTKTDGTRLAGNQAAECSAACRDFNYAAVKGHMCFCLEDMRELQPLDARECGVRCPGSAGEWCGGDRGAVSVYSLGGVNGYKESERKEDDVELQQSVHEVSRSDWKNCVYILKHDTPVWISSDCRKARPFLCKIYREEGSVIEYKSPRRKTGSWLESRDLCRAEGGTLADLHVNNMEAVLALPDHSEFWVGLYRNTSWTWQTDPVLEFPQWCTAVTEDKLGELHFNTESCSIPHDYICQIPVPVATQKHSPMVAYLVTGSVVWVLAIATGVFVFYMVRRKGCCKRSSGGQTRTSYLDLDESAMTSRNARTRPPRPLSHSYVNSDVSNAPSCSQQRFDSSDPPLKSKGGSEQEDQSYRSTGNEYASVCMSKIAQRDNDFSPMSDDDGACNSGYTNRGSTSTEGYE, encoded by the exons ATGCGGATATTAAGATGCGTAGCTGTTATTTTTCTTTGGAACTTAATACTACACACAG CCTGCAATGAAGTCAACTACAAACTTATTTCGGACAGGAAGCAGTGGGCGGACGCGGACAAAGACTGCCGCTCACGTGATGGGACGTTGGTGGTTCTGGATACGCATGATCGCGTAATGGCGATCCAGGCCGCTGGGGTGCTAGAAACCGGACGTCCGGTGTGGACGACCGCCTACCGCCAGCATTCGCCCTGGGTTTGGGTGGAAG GTTGTTTCTCGGCGCCATTCCTCACAAAGACCGACGGGACGCGGCTCGCGGGGAACCAAGCCGCCGAGTGTTCCGCCGCCTGCAGGGACTTTAACTACGCCGCCGTTAAG GGTCACATGTGTTTCTGCCTCGAGGACATGCGAGAGTTGCAGCCCCTAGACGCCCGGGAGTGCGGTGTCCGCTGCCCAGGGTCTGCCGGCGAGTGGTGCGGGGGTGACCGTGGAGCCGTGTCCGTTTATAGCCTTGGAGGAGTGAACGGATATAAGG aATCGGAGAGGAAAGAAGATGATGTAGAGTTGCAACAATCAGTTCACG AGGTGAGTCGGTCTGATTGGAAGAACTGTGTGTACATACTGAAGCACGATACGCCCGTTTGGATATCCTCAGACTGTCGCAAGGCCCGACCATTCCTCTGCAAAATAT ACCGTGAAGAGGGTTCGGTGATCGAATACAAGAGTCCCCGGCGGAAGACGGGCTCCTGGTTGGAATCACGTGACCTATGCCGCGCGGAGGGTGGCACTCTGGCCGACCTACATGTGAACAACATGGAGGCCGTGCTGGCACTTCCGGACCACAGCGAGTTCTGGGTTGGGCTTTACCGAAACACTTCTTGGACGTGGCAAACAG ATCCGGTGTTGGAATTTCCTCAATGGTGTACTGCAGTGACTGAAGATAAACTCGGAGAGCTTCACTTTAACACGGAGTCTTGCAGCATACCACATGATTACATCTGCCAAATAC CTGTCCCGGTTGCAACTCAAAAAC ACTCCCCAATGGTAGCGTACCTAGTTACGGGCAGCGTGGTCTGGGTGTTAGCCATAGCAACGGGTGTGTTCGTCTTCTACATGGTCCGCAGGAA AGGCTGTTGTAAACGGTCGAGCGGCGGTCAGACACGGACCAGCTACCTTGACTTAGACGAAAGCGCCATGACGAGCAGAAATGCCAGAACGCGCCCGCCGCGCCCACTTTCACACTCTTACGTCAACAGTGACGTCAGTAACGCACCGTCATGCTCACAGCAACGGTTTGACAGCTCAGACCCGCCACTGAAATCAAAGGGTGGCTCTGAACAGGAGGATCAGTCTTACCGTAGCACCGGAAATGAATACGCGAGCGTCTGTATGTCCAAAATAGCGCAGAGGGACAATGATTTCTCACCGATGTCGGACGACGACGGGGCCTGTAACTCTGGGTACACCAATCGCGGGTCCACGAGCACTGAAG GTTACGAGTAA